In the Burkholderia multivorans ATCC BAA-247 genome, GCCGCGCTATCTCGGCGCGCTGCTCTATCTGGCCGTGCCGGGCTCGGTGATCGGCTTTACCGCTTATCTGACGCTCGTCGGCCGGATCGGGCCGGAGCGCGCCGCGTACTGCACGGTGCTGTTTCCGATCGTCGCGCTGGCCGTGTCGACGGTGTTCGAAGGGTATCGATGGTCGCCGCTCGCGGTGATCGGGCTGCTGCTGGTGCTGGCCGGGAATCTGGTTGCGTTCGAACTTGTGCGGCGGTTGGCGCCGCGGACAGCGTGACCGAAGCGGCCGTCGCTATGGCATACCGACAACAAAATGCCCGCGCGAAGCGGGCATTTTCCTTCCGGCGGCGCGCGGACATCCGCGTTCGGCTTGCCGTCTTGCGGCAAGCGGGCTAGGCCGCCGCGCCGCTTCCCGCGACGCGCGCCTGCCGCTGATACAGCACGACCGACAGCGCGACGCCTGCCGCCGCGGCGAGCGCCGCGAACAGGAACACCTGCGGATAGCCAAACGCGCCCGCGACGTAGCCGGCGAGCGGCCCGGTGATGCCGAGCGACAGGTCGAGGAACACCGAGTACGCGGACAGCGCCGCGCCGCGGCTGGCGGCCGGCACCAGCGCGACCGCCTCGACGCCGAGCGCCGGGAAGATCAGCGCGAAGCCGAAGCCCGTCAGCGCGGCGCCGACGAGCGCGACGTGCGGCACCGGCGCGAGCCACAGCAGCACGAGGCCCGCGCATTCGAACGCGAACGACACGATCGCGACGCGGAAGCCGCCGTGCGTCTTGATCGTGTTCGCGAACAGCAGACGCGCGCCGATGAACAGCGTGCCGAATACGGTCAGCGACAGCGCGGCGTTCGGCCAGTGGCGCGCCGCGTAGTAGAGCGTGACGAACGTCGCGATCGAGCCGAAGCCGGCCGAGCCGAGCGCGAGGCCGATGCCGTGCGGCAGCACGCGCGTGAACACGCTCGCATACGACATCCGTTCGCCGTGCACGAGCGGCACCGCATCGATCAGCCGCGCCAGCGCATAGCCGAGCGCCGCGAGCGCGATCACGAGCACGCCGATCAGCGCCGGGTTCAGCGAATGCGCGATCGCGACGCCGACCGGCGCGCCGAGCGCGAGCGCGCCGTACGTCGCGATGCCGTTCCACGAGATCACCTTCGCGTTGTGCGCGACGCCGACGCGGCCGATGCCCCAGAGAATCGCACCGGTGCCGCACAGGCTCTCGCCGACGCCGAGCACGAGCCGGCTCGCGACGAGCAGCACGAGGCTCGCGGCCGGCCAGCGCGCGAGCAGCAGCGCGACGAGCAGCAGCACGCCCGACGCGCCGCAGCCGAGCAGCCCGCGCAGCACGGTCTGCTTCGGGCCGAGCGTATCGGCGAGGCGCCCGGCGAGCGGGCGCGACGCGAGCGTCGCGAAATACTGGACGCTGATCGCGGCGCCCGCGACGATCGCGGAAAAGCCGAGCTCGTCGTGGACGAAGCCCGGCAGCACCGCGAGCGGCAGGCCGATGGTCAGGTAGCAGATGAACGTGAAGCAGACGACGGACACGATTTGCAGCGTGACGGCGAGCCCGCTGCGCGGCGTGGAGGCAGAATCGGTTGACATGGGGTCGGAACAGATGAGCGAACGGAACGGATCGTGGCGAAAAACGGAATCGGGATTTTCCCATGGAACCGGTTTTCACGCAGGTACCGTTTAGTTAACGTCGCCCCCTTTTTCGGACGACGCCGAACCGGCGCCTTCGCGCACCGCGGCTGGCCATGCGGCGGCCATGCACCGGCCGCGGCGGCCCGCCGGCACGGGCGGCCGCGCATATCGCCGCAGTTATATGGGCCGCATGCGTATTGGGCTATGGGTTGCGGAATTTGACGGTGATAGCGTGCAAACTGTCAGAGAAACGTCGGCCGAGCGCCCCGCGCAGGCCGCCTTTGCCCCCACTTGAAGAACGACAGAGACATGAGTGAGCCGATCCGCTTCTACCATCGTCACGCCGTCCGCGAAGTCAGCGGCGCGGACGTCACCCGCACCGTGTTGCAGTACCTGCGCGAGGACGCGCACTGCACCGGCACCAAGGAAGGCTGCGCGGAAGGCGACTGCGGCGCGTGCACGGTCGTCGTCGGCGAGCTGACCGACGCGGGCACGGTCGCGTTCAAGGCCGTCAACGCGTGCATCCAGTTCCTGCCGACGCTCGACGGCAAGGCGCTGCTGACCGTCGAGGACCTGCGCCGCCCGGACGGCTCGCTGCATCCGGTTCAGCAGGCGATGGTCGACTGTCATGGATCGCAGTGCGGTTTCTGCACGCCGGGCTTCGTGATGTCGATGTGGGCGCTCTACGAGAAGCACGGCCATGAACGCTGCGGCGGTGCCTGCGAGAAGGCGAAGCACGTGCCGACGCGCACCGAGATCGCCGATGCGCTGACCGGCAACCTGTGCCGCTGCACCGGCTATCGTCCGATCGTCGACGCGGCGGTGAGGATGTTTGACGGGGCCGGCGAAGGTGCGGCCGGCGTGGGTGTGACGGGCGAAGGCGCAACCGGCGAAGGCTCCACCCCCGAACAGAACACCGCGCCGGTCGACCCGGCCGCGCTCGCGCGCACGCTCGCATCGCTGCGGCGCGACACGACCTTCGACTACACGATCGGCGGCGCGCGCTTCGCTGCCCCGCGCACGCTCGACGCGCTCGCCGCGCTCAAGGCCGAGCGTCCGGACGCGCGGATTCTCGCGGGCAGCACCGACATCGGGCTGTGGGTCACGAAACAGATGCGCCGGCTCGACGACCTGATCTACGTCGGCCAGATCGCCGAACTGCAGCGCATCGTGCACGGCGAGGACTGGATCGAGATCGGCGCGGGCGTCACGGTCGAGAACGCCTACGCGGCGCTCGCGGAGACGTATCCCGAACTGACCGAGATGTGGAAGCGCTTCGCGTCGCTGCCGATCCGCAACGCGGGCACGCTCGGCGGCAACGTCGCGAACGGCTCGCCGATCGGCGACTCGATGCCGGGCCTGATCGCACTGGGCGCGCGCGTCGTGCTGCGCGGCGGCGACACGGTGCGGGAGCTGCCGCTCGAAGCGCTCTATACGGGCTACCAGCAGAAGGACATGGCGCCGCACGAATTCGTCGTCGGCGTGAAGGTGCCGACGCGCAGCGGCGCGCGCGCGAACCTGCGATTCCGCACCTACAAGCTGTCGAAGCGGTTCGATTCCGACATTTCGGCCGTCTGCGCGGCGTTCGCGTTCATCGCGGACGGCGACACGATCCGCGAGCCGCGCGTCGCGTTCGGCGGCATGGCCGCGACGCCGAAGCGTGCGGCGCACACCGAAGCGGTGCTCGACGGCGCGCAGTGGCACGAGGCCACCGCGCAGGCCGCGATGCAGGCGCTCGAACGCGATTACCAGCCGCTCACCGACATGCGCGCGACGAGCACATACCGGCTCGATACCGCGAAGAACCTGATGTACCGATTCTGGCTGGAGACGCGTCCGCAGGATCCGCTGCCGCCGCAAGCCCTGAACGTGCGCGAAGTGCCCGCGGAAGCGGCGCGTGTCTGACGACGGAGAACCCCGAACATGAACCAGCAAGCAGAACCGTTCCTCAGCACCCTCGATCCGCAAGCCGATGCCGCGCAGGTGCACGTGTCGCGTGCGCACGAGTCCGCGCATCTGCACGTGAGCGGGCGCGCGACCTACACCGACGACATCCCGCTCGTCGCGGGCACGCTGCACGCGGCGCTCGGGTTGTCCGCGAAGCCGCACGCGCGGATCGTGTCGATGAACTTCGACGCGGTGCGCGCGACGCCGGGCGTGGTCGCGGTGTTCACCGCCGACGACATTCCGGGCGTCAACGACTGCGGCCCGATCGTGCACGACGATCCCGTGCTTGCGCAGGGCGTCGTGCAGTACGTCGGCCAGCCGATGTTCATCGTCGTCGCGACGTCGCACGATGTCGCGCGGCTCGCCGCTCGGCGCGCGCAGGTCGAATACGAGGAGCTGCCGGCGATCCTGACCGCGCAGGAAGCGCGCAAGGCCGAGTCGTACGTGATTCCGCCGCTGAAGCTCGCGCGCGGCGACGCGGCGGCACGCATCGCCGCCGCGCCGCATCGCGAGTCGGGCGAGATGCTGCTCGGCGGGCAGGAGCAGTTTTATCTGGAAGGGCAGATCGCGTACGCGGTGCCGAAGGACGACGACGGCATGCACGTGTACTGCTCGACGCAGCACCCGAGCGAGATGCAGCATCTGGTCGCGCACGTGCTTGGCGTCGCATCGCACAACGTGCTCGTCGAGTGCCGCCGGATGGGCGGCGGGTTCGGCGGCAAGGAATCGCAGTCGGGGCTGTTCGCCTGCTGCGCGGCGCTCGCCGCCTGGAAGCTGCTGTGCCCGGTGAAGCTGCGTCCGGACCGCGACGACGACATGATGATCACCGGCAAGCGGCACGACTTCCATTACCGCTTCGACGTCGGCTATGACGACGACGGCCGCATCGACGGCGTGTCGCTCGACATGACCTCGCGCTGCGGGTTCTCGGCCGATTTGTCGGGCCCCGTGATGACGCGCGCGGTCTGCCACTTCGACAACGCATACTGGCTGTCCGACGTCGCGATCGCCGGCTACTGCGGCAAGACCAACACGCAGTCGAACACCGCGTTTCGCGGGTTCGGCGGCCCGCAGGGCGCGTTCGCGATCGAGTACATCCTCGACGACATCGCGCGCACGCTCGGCCGCGATCCGCTCGACGTCCGCTACGCGAACCTGTACGGCAAGACCGAGCGCAACGTCACGCCGTACGGTCAGACCGTCGAGGACAACGTGCTGCACGAACTGCTCGCCGAACTCGAGGCGACGAGCGACTATCGCGTGCGGCGCGACGGCGTGCGCGCGTTCAACGCCCGCAACGCGGTGCTGAAGAAGGGCATCGCGCTGACGCCGGTGAAGTTCGGGATCGCGTTCAACGTCACGCACTTCAACCAGGCCGGCGCGCTCGTGCATATCTATACGGACGGCTCGGTGCTCGTGAACCACGGCGGCACGGAGATGGGGCAGGGGCTGAACACGAAGGTCGCGCAGGTCGTCGCGCACGAGCTCGGGATCCGTTTCGGCCGCATCCGCGTGACCGCGACCGATACGAGCAAGGTCGCGAACACGTCGGCGACGGCCGCGTCGACCGGTTCGGATCTGAACGGCAAGGCCGCGCAGGACGCCGCGCGCCAGCTGCGCGAGCGGCTCGCCGTGTTCGCGGCGAAGCAGTACGGCGACGGCCGGGTCGAGGCGGCCGACGTGAAATTCGCGAACGACTGCGTGTGGATCGGCACGACGGCCGTGCCGTTCGGCGACGTGATCGCGAAGGCGTATCTCGCGCGCGTGCAGCTTTGGTCCGACGGCTTTTATGCGACGCCGAAGCTGCACTGGGACCAGTCGAAGCTGCAGGGGCGGCCGTTCTACTACTACTCGTACGGCGCGGCCGTGTCGGAAGTCGTGATCGACACGCTGACGGGCGAGATGCGCACGCTGCGCGTCGACGCGCTGCACGACGTCGGCGCATCGCTGAACCCGGCGCTCGACATCGGCCAGGTCGAAGGCGCGTTCATCCAGGGGATGGGCTGGCTGACGACCGAGGAGCTGTGGTGGAACGCGGGCGGCAAGCTGATGACGCATGCGCCCTCGACGTACAAGATTCCGACCGTCAACGACACACCGCCCGAATTCAACGTGCGGCTGTTCAAGAACCGCAACGTCGAGGACAGCATTCACCGTTCGAAGGCCGTCGGCGAGCCGCCGCTGCTGCTGCCGTTCTCGGTGTTCTTCGCCGTGCGCGACGCGATTGCGGCGGTCGGCGACTATCGCGTGAATCCGCCGCTCGACGCACCGGCGACCGGCGAGTCGATCCTGCGTGCGGTGCAGGCCGTACGCGCGGCGCGGGCAGCCTGACATGCGTGCGCCGGCCCGTTCGCCGCATTCGCCTGCACGCGCGGTCGCACCCGACGCGGCCGCGTTCGCGCGCGGCACCGGCACCCGCAACCGCGCGACAGACGCGCCGCCGCCGATGCACGTCGTGCTGTTCGGCGCGGGGCACGTCGGTCATGCGCTCGTCACGCTGCTCGGCGCGTTGCCGTGCACGGTGCAGTGGGTCGACACGCGCGACGAACTGTTCCCCGACGAGTGTCCGCCCAACGTGCAGCCCGAGCCGACCGACACGCCGGAGGCGATCGTCGATGCCGCGCCGCCCGGCACCTACTTCCTCGTGATGACGCACAACCACGCGCTCGATTTCGCGCTCGCCGAGCAGATCATGCGGCGGCGCGATTTCGCGTACTTCGGGATGATCGGCTCGCGCACGAAGCGCGTGAAGTTCGAACGACGGCTTGCCGCGCGCGGCGTCGATCCGGCAAGGCTCGTCGAGATGGTGTGTCCGATCGGCGTGGCCGGCATCGTCGACAAGGCGCCCGGCTCGATCGCGGTCGCCGTGTGCGCGGAACTGCTGCAGGTGCGCGCCGGGATGCCGGTCGCCGGCGCGAAGGCAGCCGCCGCTGCCGCCGCGCGCGACGACGCGTGCTGCCTGCGCTGAGTCGCACGTCCTGCGTCGCACGCGGCACACTGCACGCACGCATGCACGCAACGACGATAGGCGCCGGCGCGCACCGGACGCGCTCGGGGGCGCCGCACGACATCGCGTCGACGCACGGCCGCGCGTTTTTCCCTACACTGCACGGCATGCGCGGCGTCCGGCCGCGCCTTTTCGTGTACGCACCATGTCCGATTCCCGCCTCTATCTCGACGTGCTCGACGCGAGCATCGTCGCCATCGAGCGCTGGCTGTCCGGCGTCGATACGGCGCCGGCCGCGCTCGACGCGCTGCTCGCGCATTTCTCCGCCGACTTCACGATGATCATGACCGACGGCCGCGCAGTCGATCGCGACGGTCTGCGCGCACTGTTCGCGACGCTCGGCGGCGCGAAGCCGGGGCTGCGCATTACGCTGTCGGATGTACGCGTGCTTGCGGCCGACGCGTCGCATGCCGTGGTTGCGTACGTCGAAGCGCAGCACGCGGCGTCCGGCGAGTTGCCGGCGCGCCGTTCGACCGCCGTGTTCGCACGCGACGCCGCGGGCGCGGTGCGCTGGACGCATCTGCAGGAAACGTTCTGCGCGGCGTGACGCGCGTGCCACGCGCGCGGGCTCAGCGCTTGCGTGCGCGTGCGGCGGTCAGTTCGTCGGACACGCTCTGCATCAGCGCGCACAGCCACGCGATGTCGGTCGGCCGGTCCGGCTGCGGATGCGTGAGCAGATAGCTCTTGATGCGCGGAAACGGCACCGGCGGCGCGACGACGACGAGCGGCAGCAGCTGCGCATAGTGCGTGGCGAAGCGACGCGTCGTCGTGAAGATCAGGTCGGTCTGCAGCAGCACCTGCGGGACGATCCCGAAGTACGGCAGCGTCGTCACGACACGCCGCGCGAGGCCCGCGCGCGCGAGGCCGATCTCGATCGCGTTGCGCTTGTCGCCGGTATACGGCGTCGGCGCGACGTGCGCGGCGGCCGCGTACGCTTCGCGCGTGAGCGGCTCGCGTGCGAGCGGATGCGCATCGCGCATCAGGCACACGATCGTGTCGGAGAACAGGTCCTGCCGGGCGAACTGCGGATCGGGCTTCGGCCAGTTGCCGATCACGAGATCGAGCGCGCCCGATTCGAGCGCGCCTGCGTGGTCGAGCGCGGGATTCAGCGAATCGATTTCCAGATGCGCGTGCGGCGCGGCATCGCGAAAGCGCTCGATCAGCGTCGGCATGAAGAAATCGTTCAGATAGTCGGGCGCGGCGATGCGGAACGTACGCCGCGCGGACGACGGATCGAAATCGCCGTGCGGCGTCGAGATGAAGTCGACCTCGCGTAGCGCGCGCGTCGCGGCGCCGAGCAGCGACGCGCCGTATTCGGTCGGCACCATGCCCGACTTGCCGCGCACGAGGATCGGGTCGTTCAGCGTTTCGCGCAGCTTGCGCAGCGCGGTGCTGATCGCGGGCTGCGTCTGGTTGAGCCGCAGCGCGGTCTGCGTGACGCTGCGCTCGAGCAGCAGCGTGCGCAGCACGCGCACGAGCCAGATGTCGAGCGAGGCGGTACGGTCGTCGTCTTCCATCGATGCGGGGCAATTCGGGCGAAGCGTAACCTTACCGCAGCCGTGCGCGCGCGTGCGTGATACCCGCCATCACGCGCGGCCCTTCGGCAGCGTGCTGATCCGCTTCACTTCCTGCGATTCGAGCCAGTTCGGCGTGCGCGCGCAGTACAGCACCATCGGCAGCGCATCCTCGCCCCAGAACAGCTGGCGGTTCATCCAGAAGGTCGGCACGCCGAACACGCCGAGCGCGATCGCATCGTCGGTATTGCGGCGCAGCTGCGCGCTCGTCTCTTCGAATTCGATCAGCGCGTCGCCATGGCTCACGCCGACGCGCTCGCAGAGCGCCGCGAAGCCGGCCGGCGTCGACGGGTCGTTGCCTTCGCGCCAGATGAAGCGGAACATTTCGAGCACGGTCGCGATGTCGGCGCGCGTCGCGATCGCGAGGCGCAGCGCCTTGTCGGAATCGAACGGATGCACGGGCGGCATCTTGAAGCGGATGCCGAGCTGCTCCGCGCGAAACAGCGCATGCCGGTACGTGAAGATGCGCTTGGCCGGCACGTCGGCGCTCGGGCGCTGCCCCCAGTGCCGCTGCAACTCGTTCAGCGACACCGCGACGGGTTCGAACGGCATCGCCGGCCATTTGTCGTGCTGTTCGAGCAGCAGATAGGAGAACGGCGACACGAAGTCGAAGAACCACGCGGGTTGGGCGGTGTCGAGGCCGGTTGTCATGACGATCTCCAGAGGGTGGGGCGTGCGGCGGGCCTCCATGTTACGGGCCGTACGCGCATGCAGCAATGATCGCGGATCGTCCGTTCATGCGGAACCGGGAGTCGCCCGAGGGGCGTCGGCCACTCGCGGCGCGGCATCGGCCGCGCGAGGCGCGGCGCCGGCGGGCGCATCGGCATCGTGCGCGGCGAGCCGTTCGCGCACGAAGCCGATGTGCTCGCGCAGCACGTAGAACTGCCCGGCGTACGCGAGCGGCATCTTCATGCGGTTCACGGCTTCCTCGATGTCGTCGAGCTCGTCGAGCAGCGCGACACGCTCCTCGGCCGTATGCTCGCCGAGCGCGCGGCGTTCGATCGCGATTAGCGCGCCGTACCAGCGGTAGATCCGCGAGCGCACGCGCCAGCCGTACAGCGACGGCACGAGCCGCAGGCCCGGAATCAGCACGACGATCAGCGGCACGACGACGACCAGCAGCCGATCGACGAGGCTCGCGACCCAGAACGGCAGCCGTCGATACAGGAACGTCTTGCCGGACTTGTAGTAGCGCGCCGCGTCGTCGGACAGCGGGAAGCCGCGCGTGACCGGCGACGGGAATTCGCCCGCGTGCTGCAGGATCGTCGCGTGGCCGTGCACTTCGCGAGCGGCCTCGATCAGCAGGTCCGACAGCGCCGGGTGCAGCGTGTCGCGCGCGACGAGTTCGATCGTCGGCGCAACCGTATGCAGATCCTCGGGCGGCAGGTTGCGGCCGAGATCGTAGACGCCCATCGGCAGCGTGATCGCGGTCAGGTACGGAAAGCGCCGCGCGTAGGCTTCCGCCTGCGTAAACGAATACATGTGCACGCCCGGCGTGCGGAACAGCTTCGCCATCACGGGGATCTGCGTCGAGTCGCCGGACAGGAACGCCGCGTCGATCTTGCCGTCGAGCAGCGCGGCCGCCGCGTCTTCGCCGCTCGTCGGCAGCAGCCGCGTCGTGCCGCCCGGCTCGATCCCGTTCATCTTCAGCAGCGCGAGGCTCAGCTCGCGCGCGCCGCTGCCTTCGGCACCGATCGCGAGCCGCTTGCCGTTGAAATCGGACAGGCGCGCGACCACCGGCCCGCGGTACATGATCGCGAGCGGCACGTAGCCGATGCTGCCGAGCGAGGCGAGGTGATCGTCGCGTTCCTTCGGGCCGATTCCGCTCTGCACGAAACCGACGTCGACCGTGGCGTTCGGGTTCTGCAGCCGCGCGAGGTTCTGCGCGGATCCTTCCGACGATTCGACGTCGAGCGTGACGCCGTTCTTCGCGAGGATCGCCTTGTATTTCTGGGCGGCGTTCCAGTACGTGCTGCCGGGCGGGCCGGCCGAGATCACGAGCGTCGAGGGCGGCGCGGGCTGGATCATCCGGATCGCGAGCCACACGGCGGCGGCCGCGAGCAGCACGGTCGGGCCGATCGACAGCGCGAGGTCGCGCCACGACACCGCGACGAAACGGGCGAGGATGCGCGGCGGCGGCCGCTGCGGGCGGGTTGGCTTCATGAGATCGATCGATGACGCGGGCGCTGCGCAGTGCCGCGACGGGCGACGCTGCGCGCTCTGGCGGCGATGGTAACCGGTTTGGGCGCGCCCGCGCGAGTGCCGCGTGGCGGCCGTCGGCGCGCGGCGGCGCGATGCCGCGTCAAAAGCTTTGCGCTTCCGCGGGCGCTGGATTACATTGTGCGACGCAGCCGCGCCCGACTCGCGCGACCCGGCACCCGACGAGACCGGGCGCGTCCGGCCCGGCGGCTGCCCGGTCCGGCCGGCCGCTTCGCGTGCGCCGGCTGCCGGCCCGTCTCGCCTCTCTCGCATCGCCGTGGAAATCATCGGCCGACCCGCCCGTTCGCGCGCGGGCCGGCTGCCTTTGGGGGTATCCGGCCGTACTGTGCGCGGCCGTTCCGAAGTTACAAGGAGATAGCATGAAGTCGATCGTGTTGAGAGCGTTGGGTATTGCCGCCGTGGCGGCCTGTCTGTCGGGCAGCGCGTATGCGCAGTCGAGCGAGCCGGCCGCGGCCGAAGCGCCGGCCGCCGCGACGCAGTCGAAGTCGGCCGCGAAGACGGCGAAGCACGCGAACCGCAAGCTCGGCTACGCGGTGCGCAAGGCGATCACGAAGGCAGGCGGGATCGACGTGTCGAACCTCGTCGTGCGCTCGAAGGGCGGCGCGATCACGCTGGAGGGCACGGTGCCCGACCAGGCTCAGATCGACAAGGCGGGAGAAGCGGCGAAGGGCGTGAAGGGCGTCACGTCGGTCACGAACAAGCTGACGGTCCAGCAGCAATGATGCCGGGCGACGACGCGCAAGCGTCGTCCGGGCCCGCGCACGCGCGGGTCGTGCGGGCCCCGGCATGCCGGGGCCCGTTTGCGTTTCAGCGGCCGCACGCGCTGCACGACACGGCGGCGGCCCGATAAGCATATCGAGAGGGGGCGGCAATGACGATGCACGGATGGGGCAGGTGGATGCTTGTCGGCACGGCACTGGCCAGCACCGCGGCGCTGCTCGGCGCCTGCAACGGCGACGAGACGGGCGAGCGCAACCGATTGCCCGGCTTCGTGTCGGGCAACGTGCGCACGACCGCGTACGACGGCACGAGCGACGATCTGCTGACGGCCGGGCTCGGCAAGACGGGCCTCGCGAGCGCGACCGCGCCGAGCTTCGCGAATCCGTCGCGGCCGACGAGCGCCGAGCTGCGCCGTCTTGCGATCTGGTCGAACTACCGCGCGCTCGTCGACATGAGCGCGAACGGCGGCTACGGCCGCTTCTGGGGGCCGAACGTCGATGTCGACGGCAACGCCACGCTCGGCGAGGGCAAGATCGCCGGCACCGAGTATCTCGCCTATTCCGACGACGGTAGCGGCCGCAAGAACGTGACGCTCCTCGTGCAGGTGCCGGCGAGCTTCGATCCCGCACAGCCGTGCATCGTGACCGCGACGTCGTCGGGCTCGCGCGGCGTCTACGGCGCGATCTCGGCCGCCGGCGAGTGGGGGCTCAAGCGCGGCTGCGCGGTCGCGTACAACGACAAGGGCGGCGGCAACGGCGCGCACGAGCTCGGCAGCGACACCGTCACGCTGATCGACGGCACGCTCGCGAACGCGGTGCTCGCCGGCAACGCGAGCCTGTTCACCGCGAACCTGACGAGCGGCGATCTCGCCGCGTTCAACAGCCGCTTTCCGAACCGCTATGCGTTCAAGCACGCGCATTCGCAGCAGAATCCCGAGCAGGACTGGGGGCGCTCGACGCTGCAGGCGGTCGAGTTCGCGTACTGGGCGCTGAACGAGCAGTTCGCGCCGCTCGTCGACGGCTCGCATCGCGGCGTGCGCTATCGCGCGGGCGACATCACGACGATCGCCGCGTCGGTCAGCAACGGCGGCGGCGCGTCGCTCGCGGCCGCCGAGCAGGACGATCGCGGCTGGATTACCGCGGTCGTAGTCGGCGAGCCGCAGATCAACGTGCGGCTGGCGCCGAATGCGGTCGTGCGAACCGGCGGTCAGCCGGTGCCGTCGTTCGGCCGGCCGC is a window encoding:
- a CDS encoding D-(-)-3-hydroxybutyrate oligomer hydrolase; translated protein: MTMHGWGRWMLVGTALASTAALLGACNGDETGERNRLPGFVSGNVRTTAYDGTSDDLLTAGLGKTGLASATAPSFANPSRPTSAELRRLAIWSNYRALVDMSANGGYGRFWGPNVDVDGNATLGEGKIAGTEYLAYSDDGSGRKNVTLLVQVPASFDPAQPCIVTATSSGSRGVYGAISAAGEWGLKRGCAVAYNDKGGGNGAHELGSDTVTLIDGTLANAVLAGNASLFTANLTSGDLAAFNSRFPNRYAFKHAHSQQNPEQDWGRSTLQAVEFAYWALNEQFAPLVDGSHRGVRYRAGDITTIAASVSNGGGASLAAAEQDDRGWITAVVVGEPQINVRLAPNAVVRTGGQPVPSFGRPLADYATLANLLQPCAAASASLAGEPYISALPLATTQSIRTQRCATLAAAGLVSGADTQSQAADALAQLHAAGYLADSDLLHASMWDSQAIPAIAVTYANAYTRSRVTDNLCNFSFATTQAGTGTVAPPAASPMPAVFGTGNGIPPTAGIDLVFNTGAGVDHRLATPDASFAGALCLRQLWTNAMLGMPANVEAVRVNANLHGKPAIIVQGRSDALVPVNHASRAYVAQNSLTEGSRSGLVFYEVTNGQHFDAFLPVPGYDTRFVPVHYYDLQALNLMWQHLKKGTPLPPSQVIRTVPRGGTPGAAPALTTANLPPIASAPGANAISAAAGTIDVPL
- a CDS encoding BON domain-containing protein, which gives rise to MKSIVLRALGIAAVAACLSGSAYAQSSEPAAAEAPAAATQSKSAAKTAKHANRKLGYAVRKAITKAGGIDVSNLVVRSKGGAITLEGTVPDQAQIDKAGEAAKGVKGVTSVTNKLTVQQQ